The nucleotide sequence GGCGAGGCAGTTCCTGTGGGCGGCATGGGAATCGCGAAACAACTCAAGGACGAGATCGACCCTTGCCCGCCCATTCTCATACTGACGGGGCGAGCCGATGACGCCTGGCTGGCGAAGTGGTCACGAGCTGAGGCTGCAGTCCCGCACCCCCTCGATCCGATCAGGCTGGGCAAAGCTGTCACGGACCTGCTTCGTGACCGCTACCGCCCACCCGCGATGTAGGTTTCGAGCTGCTCACGGTCACTTTCGAGCTCACTGATCCGGCTCTTTACGACGTCACCGATACTGACGATTCCGGTCAAGCGGCCGTCTACTACTACCGGCATGTGGCGGACGCGGCGTTCGGTCATGATTTCGGCGAGACTATCAACGTGATCGGTCGGCACGCAGCTGACGACGTCCGTTGTCATAATCGCGGAGACCGGCGCTTTAAGTACCGCCGCCCCGCTCCGATGGAGTTTCCGGACAACATCACGTTCGGAAACAATCCCGATGACGCGCCCGTCTTCCACCACTACCAGCGCGCCGACGTTGTGTTCCGCGAGGGCGGCGATAAGTTCGGCGACCGTCATTTTGGGGTTCGCGGTCGAGACGTTTGAGCCCTTGTTTCGCAGCAAATCCGAGATCCGCATGTGAGCCACCTCTTGTTCTCGTCAGCTTTGCCTGCTTTCAAGGCTATCGAGCGCAGTGAAATCCCGTAACCTGACACGCGAAACATTTCACGGAGATCAGTTCTTTTCCTCCCAGACCAGGACGGGTTTGATCGTTTTTCCCGCCCGCATGTCCGCCACTGCGTCATTGATGGCATGAAAGGAATACTTGGTGACAAGCTGTTCCATGGGAAATCGTCCCTCCGCGTGCGCGTCAAACAGTGTGGGAATGAAGTTCTGGGGCACACCGTCACCCTCCGTGCATCCGCGGAGCGTTTTCCCGTTGAGCATGAGATCGGTGATGTTGATTTCCGCCATCGTCTTCCCGAGCCCGACAACGACCAGCGTCCCGCACGAGTCCAGAGCCGTCAGAGCCTCCGCAATGACAGCTGGGATCCCAGTCGTGTCAAGCGCATGCGAGGTGCCGCCGTCGGTGATCTCCCGTATTGCGCCGACCGCTGCGGTGCCAGGTTGGAGCGCGACTGTCGCACCCAGCTTGATGGCTTGCTGACGACGCGATTCGACGGGGTCGATCGCCACCACTGTGCGAACGCCGCACGCTCTCGCCGCCATGATTGCAGCTAGCCCTACCGCCCCGGCCCCAAAGATCACGAGCGATGAATCCGTACCCGGTGCGAGCACATTGAGGACGGCACCGGCGCCTGTCTGGAATCCACAGCCGAGCGGAGCCGCTGTCGCAAGGTCGGCGACATCGTCATCAACTACGACCACATTGCTCGACGATGTGAGAACGTGCTGCGCGAAACTTGACTGCCCGAAAAACGCGCCGAACAGCGGTTTCCCATTCTGGGTGAGGGTCGGTGTACCGTCCCGGCGGCCGCCCGCGGAGTTCAGGGCCTGCATGTGCGTGCAGTAGCTCGGCAACTCGCTTATGCAGTGCCGGCATTCCCCGCACCACCGATAACTGAGCAGCACGCGGTCACCGGGATGGATGCTCTCAACGGCATCTCCCACGGATTCGACGACGCCCGCACCCTCGTGCCCGAAGACAGCGGGCATGGGCACCTTCGACTTGAACGTCAGATCGGTATGACATACCCCCGAAGCCTCGACGCGGACCAGTATTTCGTCCGCGCGCGGTTCGGCTAGTACCACCGGCTGGATCACGAACGGAGCGTCCGGGGCGGGTGAAACTGCGGCGAGGGTCTTCATGAGGCGCGAGTCAGAACGAAATAGAAATGCTGCCCTCTGGGCGTGACACCTTTGCCGTTCATGATTCCCATCAGCGTGCTGGCATCGACTTTCTTGAAATGGTCGAAAACCGGCCGCATGTCGTACACCATCGTGGCAGTGATCTCGCCGCGGAACTCGATATTCCACAGGCTGGCTTCCCCGCCCATTGTCTCGGTATTGGAGTAGAGCGCCCCACTATCGTCACGGCAGATGAGCGGCTGGGCATCAAGGAGGGAATTGAAGTTTTTTCCGTGCCAGCGGATCTTCTCGAGGGTGCCGCATAGTGGATGTCCGGTCGTGAATTCAGCTCCCTCCCATTCGCCGAAGATCTCATCCGCCCGAACAGGTTCGAGTGCCCCCCAGATCTGGTCAAGCTCTGCCGGGTCGACGGGACCGTCGTGCTGCTGCAGGTCGTGAAAACGAGCGTGTGCATCGGTCAGATTCATTGTTAACTCCTTTCCCGAACTTTTTGGTTCGGATTCGGTGTTCGACGGTACGCCGAACCAGATGGTTCGGCAAGGTACACTGACGGGAATGCGAGCAGCAGGAGAAGCGACGCGAGAACGCATACTCGTGGCAGCAACTGAAGAGTTCGCCGAGTTCGGGTTCGCGGGTGCGCGCATCAACCGGATCGCGAAGACAGCCCGGGCGAGCAAAGATCGCCTCTACACCTACTTTGAGAACAAGGAAGATCTGTACACCGCGGTCACTGCGCGGTGGGTAGCGGAAACTGTCGGCGAAGCCGCCCTGACTGCCGAT is from Hoyosella subflava DQS3-9A1 and encodes:
- a CDS encoding DUF4334 domain-containing protein — its product is MNLTDAHARFHDLQQHDGPVDPAELDQIWGALEPVRADEIFGEWEGAEFTTGHPLCGTLEKIRWHGKNFNSLLDAQPLICRDDSGALYSNTETMGGEASLWNIEFRGEITATMVYDMRPVFDHFKKVDASTLMGIMNGKGVTPRGQHFYFVLTRAS
- a CDS encoding Rv3143 family two-component system response regulator, which produces MTHATAASSPSGSTLALRVLVYSDDASTREQVRQALGKRPHPDLPQLEYIDVATAAVVIKHLDAGGVDLAILDGEAVPVGGMGIAKQLKDEIDPCPPILILTGRADDAWLAKWSRAEAAVPHPLDPIRLGKAVTDLLRDRYRPPAM
- a CDS encoding CBS domain-containing protein codes for the protein MRISDLLRNKGSNVSTANPKMTVAELIAALAEHNVGALVVVEDGRVIGIVSERDVVRKLHRSGAAVLKAPVSAIMTTDVVSCVPTDHVDSLAEIMTERRVRHMPVVVDGRLTGIVSIGDVVKSRISELESDREQLETYIAGGR
- a CDS encoding NAD(P)-dependent alcohol dehydrogenase, encoding MKTLAAVSPAPDAPFVIQPVVLAEPRADEILVRVEASGVCHTDLTFKSKVPMPAVFGHEGAGVVESVGDAVESIHPGDRVLLSYRWCGECRHCISELPSYCTHMQALNSAGGRRDGTPTLTQNGKPLFGAFFGQSSFAQHVLTSSSNVVVVDDDVADLATAAPLGCGFQTGAGAVLNVLAPGTDSSLVIFGAGAVGLAAIMAARACGVRTVVAIDPVESRRQQAIKLGATVALQPGTAAVGAIREITDGGTSHALDTTGIPAVIAEALTALDSCGTLVVVGLGKTMAEINITDLMLNGKTLRGCTEGDGVPQNFIPTLFDAHAEGRFPMEQLVTKYSFHAINDAVADMRAGKTIKPVLVWEEKN